In the Streptomyces fradiae ATCC 10745 = DSM 40063 genome, one interval contains:
- the manA gene encoding mannose-6-phosphate isomerase, class I, giving the protein MDRLHTSVRRYAWGSTTALPDLTGEAPDGTPQAELWMGAHPVAPSLVERAGGLRPLDEVIAADPAGELGDALLRRFGPRLPFLVKLLAADAPLSLQVHPDAAQAAAGYAREDAEGVPLDAPHRNYRDAQHKPEMVVALGPFEGLCGFRPPRQCADLLDALGVAELAGFSAGLRAGPGERALREAFSAFLAPPPGLVAAVAGALATAAGRPGPWREACAAYDRVARARPGDPGVLAALMLRYVRLAPGEALFLGAGVPHAYLRGLGLEVMAASDNVLRCGLTGKHVDVPELLRVVRFAAGEPEEPRPVRGGDGEQVYPVPVDDFRLSRLVLDGRSGARALRGDAPQIFVCTEGRVDVAGVAEQAALTPGRSVYAPAGEEVRASGRGTLFRVTVPAPAAAPTPVPTLRRKLNRH; this is encoded by the coding sequence CCCCCGACGGGACCCCGCAGGCCGAGCTGTGGATGGGCGCCCACCCCGTCGCCCCTTCCCTGGTGGAACGGGCGGGGGGCCTGCGGCCCCTCGACGAGGTCATCGCCGCCGACCCGGCCGGCGAGCTGGGCGACGCGCTCCTGCGGCGCTTCGGCCCGCGCCTGCCGTTCCTCGTCAAGCTGCTGGCGGCCGACGCCCCGCTGTCGCTCCAGGTGCACCCCGACGCCGCGCAGGCGGCGGCCGGGTACGCGCGGGAGGACGCCGAGGGCGTCCCGCTCGACGCGCCGCACCGCAACTACCGGGACGCGCAGCACAAGCCGGAGATGGTCGTCGCGCTCGGCCCGTTCGAGGGCCTGTGCGGCTTCCGCCCGCCGCGGCAGTGCGCCGACCTGCTGGACGCCCTCGGAGTGGCGGAGCTGGCCGGTTTCTCGGCCGGGCTGCGCGCCGGCCCCGGAGAGCGGGCGCTGCGGGAGGCGTTCTCGGCGTTCCTGGCGCCGCCGCCGGGCCTGGTGGCCGCCGTCGCCGGCGCGCTGGCGACGGCGGCCGGGCGGCCCGGCCCCTGGCGGGAGGCGTGCGCGGCGTACGACCGGGTCGCCCGCGCCCGTCCGGGCGACCCGGGGGTGCTCGCCGCGCTGATGCTGCGGTATGTGCGGCTGGCGCCCGGTGAGGCCCTGTTCCTCGGCGCCGGGGTGCCGCACGCGTATCTGCGCGGCCTCGGCCTGGAGGTCATGGCGGCCTCCGACAACGTGCTGCGCTGCGGACTGACGGGGAAGCACGTGGACGTGCCCGAGCTGCTGCGTGTGGTCCGGTTCGCGGCCGGCGAGCCCGAGGAGCCGCGTCCGGTGCGGGGCGGGGACGGTGAGCAGGTGTACCCGGTGCCGGTCGACGACTTCCGGCTGTCCCGCCTGGTGCTCGACGGGCGGAGCGGCGCCCGTGCGCTGCGCGGGGACGCCCCGCAGATCTTCGTCTGCACGGAGGGCCGGGTCGACGTGGCCGGGGTGGCGGAGCAGGCGGCGCTCACACCGGGCCGGTCGGTGTACGCGCCCGCCGGAGAGGAGGTGCGGGCATCGGGCCGGGGGACGCTCTTCCGCGTCACCGTCCCCGCCCCGGCCGCCGCCCCCACGCCCGTACCCACACTCCGGCGCAAACTGAACCGCCACTAA
- a CDS encoding cellulase family glycosylhydrolase, with product MRRRLATAAGALLAMAASLLAAPPAAQADTPTAPRAAAGFHVRDGRLLDANGEDFVLRGVNHAHAWYPARTPKALKDIKALGANSVRVVLATGDRWTKTGTADVASIVAQCRQNRLVCVLEAHDTTGYGEQAGAVPLSRAVDYWVSVADALRGQEKYVVVNLGNEPHGNSGYEAWTADTRNAVARMRASGFGHTLMVDAPNWGQDWSHTMRDNAAQVFAADPDRNTVFSIHMYGVYDTAAEVNDYLNRFISQRLPIVVGEFGDAHSDGDPDENAIMAAARQLGVGYLGWSWSGNGGGVEYLDMATGFDASRLTGWGNRVFHGPDGIRETAREASVFGSGPGENPAGGCAVDYRVSDWGDWFNTDVTVRNTGTAAVEGWRLEFAFTGEQRVHSVWNARATQEGRQVRAVNESWNATIPAGGTVSFGFNGSSAGANGVPSSFSLNGAACAGS from the coding sequence ATGAGAAGAAGACTGGCCACCGCGGCGGGAGCGCTGCTGGCCATGGCGGCCTCACTGCTGGCCGCCCCGCCCGCCGCCCAGGCGGACACGCCGACGGCGCCGCGGGCCGCGGCTGGGTTCCACGTGCGGGACGGCCGCCTGCTGGACGCGAACGGCGAGGACTTCGTCCTGCGCGGGGTGAACCACGCCCACGCCTGGTATCCCGCGAGGACGCCGAAGGCCCTCAAGGACATCAAGGCGCTCGGCGCCAACTCGGTGCGGGTCGTCCTGGCGACGGGGGACCGCTGGACGAAGACCGGGACGGCTGACGTCGCCTCGATCGTCGCCCAGTGCCGGCAGAACCGGCTGGTGTGCGTCCTGGAGGCGCACGACACGACCGGCTACGGCGAGCAGGCCGGGGCGGTGCCGCTGTCGCGCGCCGTGGACTACTGGGTGAGTGTCGCGGACGCCCTGCGGGGTCAGGAGAAGTACGTCGTCGTCAACCTGGGCAACGAGCCGCACGGCAATTCCGGTTACGAGGCCTGGACGGCGGACACGCGGAACGCCGTCGCGCGCATGCGGGCGTCCGGGTTCGGCCACACCCTGATGGTCGACGCGCCCAACTGGGGCCAGGACTGGTCGCACACCATGCGGGACAACGCCGCGCAGGTCTTCGCCGCCGATCCGGACCGCAACACCGTGTTCTCCATCCACATGTACGGGGTCTACGACACGGCGGCGGAGGTGAACGACTACCTGAACCGGTTCATATCCCAGCGGCTGCCCATCGTGGTGGGCGAGTTCGGCGACGCCCACTCGGACGGCGACCCGGACGAGAACGCCATCATGGCGGCCGCCCGGCAGCTCGGCGTGGGCTACCTCGGATGGTCCTGGAGCGGCAACGGCGGCGGCGTCGAGTACCTCGACATGGCCACCGGCTTCGACGCCTCCCGGCTCACCGGCTGGGGCAACCGCGTCTTCCACGGCCCCGACGGCATCCGGGAGACCGCGCGTGAGGCGAGCGTCTTCGGTTCCGGCCCGGGCGAGAACCCCGCCGGGGGCTGCGCGGTCGACTACCGCGTCAGCGACTGGGGCGACTGGTTCAACACGGACGTGACCGTACGCAACACCGGCACCGCGGCCGTCGAGGGGTGGCGGCTCGAGTTCGCCTTCACCGGCGAGCAGCGCGTCCACTCCGTCTGGAACGCCCGGGCGACCCAGGAAGGCCGCCAGGTCCGCGCCGTCAACGAGTCGTGGAACGCCACCATCCCGGCCGGCGGCACGGTGAGCTTCGGCTTCAACGGCTCCTCGGCCGGCGCCAACGGCGTGCCGTCGTCCTTCAGCCTCAACGGCGCCGCCTGCGCCGGGAGCTGA
- a CDS encoding LacI family DNA-binding transcriptional regulator, with amino-acid sequence MSGAPDRVTIKDVAARAGVSKGAVSLAFNHKPGVSAATRERIFEAARELGWSPSATARSLSNQRVDIVGLALCRPARLLGLEPFYMDFISGIESVLAERSCSLLLRLVRDLDEEIALYKEWWGGRMIAGAILVDFREDDPRLPSLHGIGLPAVAVGHPSLTGPFPAVWTDDASAVAEAVRYLAALGHRRIARVGGPADLGHSVIRARAFASTTRELGLEEARQVATGFDEKEGARATRSLLLAADRPTAIVYDNDIMAVAGAGVAAEMGFTVPDDLSLIAWDDSQLCRITHPTLSAMSHDVHHFGAEVARVLFDVINGTHSGAHQAPTPTLTPRGSTARAPGAGA; translated from the coding sequence ATGAGCGGCGCGCCCGACCGGGTCACGATCAAGGACGTCGCCGCTCGGGCGGGGGTGTCGAAGGGGGCGGTGTCGCTGGCGTTCAACCACAAGCCCGGCGTCTCCGCGGCCACCCGCGAAAGGATCTTCGAGGCGGCCCGCGAGCTGGGGTGGTCGCCCAGCGCGACCGCGCGCAGCCTCTCCAACCAGCGGGTCGACATCGTCGGCCTCGCCCTGTGCCGCCCCGCCCGGCTGCTCGGCCTCGAACCGTTCTACATGGACTTCATCTCCGGCATCGAGAGCGTCCTCGCGGAGCGGTCCTGCTCGCTGCTGCTGCGCCTCGTCCGCGACCTGGACGAGGAGATCGCCCTCTACAAGGAGTGGTGGGGCGGCCGGATGATCGCCGGGGCGATCCTGGTGGACTTCCGCGAGGACGACCCCCGGCTGCCGTCGCTGCACGGCATCGGGCTGCCCGCCGTCGCCGTCGGGCACCCCTCCCTCACGGGCCCGTTCCCGGCGGTGTGGACCGACGACGCCTCCGCCGTCGCCGAGGCCGTCCGCTACCTCGCCGCCCTCGGCCACCGCAGGATCGCCCGCGTGGGCGGCCCGGCCGACCTCGGCCACAGCGTCATCCGGGCCCGCGCCTTCGCGTCGACGACCCGCGAGCTCGGTCTGGAGGAGGCCCGGCAGGTCGCCACGGGCTTCGACGAGAAGGAGGGCGCCCGCGCCACCCGGTCCCTGCTGCTCGCGGCCGACCGCCCCACCGCCATCGTGTACGACAACGACATCATGGCGGTGGCGGGCGCGGGGGTCGCCGCCGAGATGGGGTTCACCGTCCCCGACGACCTGTCGCTGATCGCCTGGGACGACTCCCAGCTCTGCCGCATCACCCACCCGACGCTGTCGGCGATGAGCCATGACGTGCACCACTTCGGCGCGGAGGTGGCACGCGTCCTGTTCGACGTGATCAACGGTACCCACAGCGGTGCCCACCAGGCGCCGACGCCCACGCTCACCCCCCGCGGTTCCACCGCGAGGGCGCCGGGGGCCGGCGCGTAG
- a CDS encoding glycoside hydrolase family 2 protein, whose product MKDTTPLGEGWSLRHGEEVLEAAVPGCVHTDLLAAGVIPDPFLGLNETEVAWVGRRAWTYARDLAYESAHERTDLVFDGLDTAAAITLGGEAVGTTRNMHRRYRFDVTGRTGRLEVRFASAYDEAGAVRALTGERPNVYPEPSQYIRKMACAFGWDWGPTLVTAGIWRPVRLEHWSTARIDRVRPLVTVDRGTGLVEVRLEVERSARGRGRTLRAEARVAGARAEAVLTGDEAVLRLEVPEPRLWWPRGHGEQPLYDLRLTLTDDEGGTLDTWHRRIGFRTVELDRSADEHGTGFTLVVNGVRIFARGVNWIPDDAFPSRITPERYRTRLTQAAEANVDLVRVWGGGIYEDDAFYDACDELGLLVWQDFLFACAAYPEEQPLRGEVEAEARDNVVRLMPHPSLVLWNGNNENLWGFRDWGWEKPLAGNSWGEGYYLGLLPRVVAELDPTRPYTAGSPWSGSWDHHPNDPAHGTHHSWEVWNRRDYADYRTSVPRFVAEFGWQAPPAQATLRHALPGEEPAPDSPGMLHHQKAEDGNGKLDRGVARHFPPPGGDFDRWHYLTQLVQARAVAAGIEHWRSHWPVCAGTIVWQLNDCWPVSSWSAIDSEGRVKPLYHELRRVYADRLLTLQPDGAGVPDAGAVGSGGPGTGEAGAPGPGTGEDRPGPVLAAVNQSAEPWRTAVTLRRCEADGTVLHETVLDVAAAPRSVVRLPVPPDLVPEARSAREFLVADADGLRALHFPVADKDFAYPKPAYDIDVEPVPGQGDRVDVVVTARTLVRDLLLQADRLDPAAVCDSGLRTLLPGERTRIRVTGCGPVDERAVEAALYCVDPT is encoded by the coding sequence ATGAAGGACACCACCCCGCTCGGCGAGGGCTGGAGCCTGCGCCACGGAGAGGAGGTGCTGGAGGCGGCGGTGCCCGGCTGCGTCCACACCGACCTGCTGGCCGCAGGCGTCATCCCCGACCCCTTCCTCGGCCTCAACGAGACCGAGGTGGCCTGGGTGGGCCGCCGGGCCTGGACCTACGCCCGCGACCTGGCGTACGAGAGCGCGCACGAGCGCACCGACCTCGTCTTCGACGGCCTGGACACCGCCGCCGCCATCACCCTGGGAGGCGAGGCGGTCGGCACCACCCGCAACATGCACCGCCGGTACCGCTTCGACGTCACCGGGCGCACCGGGCGGCTGGAGGTCCGCTTCGCCTCGGCGTACGACGAGGCCGGGGCCGTACGCGCGCTCACCGGCGAGCGTCCCAACGTCTATCCGGAGCCGTCCCAGTACATCCGCAAGATGGCCTGCGCCTTCGGCTGGGACTGGGGCCCCACGCTGGTGACCGCCGGCATCTGGCGGCCGGTCCGCCTGGAGCACTGGTCCACCGCCCGTATCGACCGCGTGCGCCCCCTGGTCACCGTGGACCGGGGCACCGGCCTGGTCGAGGTGCGGCTGGAGGTCGAGCGCTCCGCACGGGGCCGGGGCCGCACCCTGCGCGCCGAGGCGCGGGTGGCCGGCGCCCGCGCCGAGGCCGTCCTCACCGGCGACGAGGCGGTGCTGCGCCTGGAGGTGCCCGAACCGCGTCTGTGGTGGCCCCGCGGCCACGGCGAGCAGCCCCTGTACGACCTGCGCCTCACGCTCACCGACGACGAGGGCGGCACGCTGGACACCTGGCACCGCCGGATCGGCTTCCGCACGGTGGAACTGGACCGGTCGGCGGACGAGCACGGCACCGGCTTCACCCTCGTCGTCAACGGGGTGCGGATCTTCGCCCGCGGCGTCAACTGGATCCCCGACGACGCCTTCCCGTCCCGGATCACCCCGGAGCGGTACCGGACCCGGCTCACCCAGGCCGCCGAGGCCAACGTCGACCTGGTGCGGGTGTGGGGCGGCGGCATCTACGAGGACGACGCCTTCTACGACGCCTGCGACGAACTGGGGCTGCTCGTCTGGCAGGACTTCCTCTTCGCCTGCGCCGCCTATCCCGAGGAGCAGCCGCTGCGCGGCGAGGTCGAGGCCGAGGCCCGCGACAACGTTGTCCGGCTGATGCCGCACCCCTCCCTCGTCCTGTGGAACGGCAACAACGAGAACCTGTGGGGCTTTCGCGACTGGGGATGGGAGAAGCCGCTCGCCGGAAACTCCTGGGGCGAGGGCTACTACCTCGGACTGCTGCCCCGCGTCGTCGCCGAACTCGACCCGACCCGCCCGTACACCGCCGGCAGCCCCTGGTCCGGCTCCTGGGACCACCACCCGAACGACCCGGCGCACGGCACCCACCATTCCTGGGAGGTGTGGAACCGCCGCGACTACGCCGACTACCGGACGAGCGTGCCCCGCTTCGTCGCCGAGTTCGGCTGGCAGGCGCCGCCCGCGCAGGCCACCCTCCGCCACGCCCTGCCCGGCGAGGAGCCGGCGCCCGACTCGCCGGGCATGCTCCACCACCAGAAGGCCGAGGACGGCAACGGGAAACTGGACCGGGGCGTCGCCCGCCACTTCCCGCCGCCCGGCGGCGACTTCGACCGCTGGCACTACCTGACCCAGCTCGTGCAGGCGCGGGCGGTCGCCGCGGGCATCGAGCACTGGCGCTCGCACTGGCCCGTCTGCGCCGGCACCATCGTCTGGCAGCTCAACGACTGCTGGCCCGTCTCCTCGTGGTCCGCCATCGACAGCGAGGGCCGCGTCAAGCCCCTCTACCACGAGCTGCGCCGGGTGTACGCGGACCGGCTCCTCACCCTCCAGCCCGACGGCGCCGGGGTACCGGACGCCGGGGCGGTCGGCTCGGGGGGTCCGGGTACGGGGGAGGCCGGCGCCCCGGGTCCGGGTACGGGGGAGGACCGCCCCGGCCCGGTGCTCGCCGCCGTCAACCAGTCCGCCGAGCCCTGGCGTACCGCGGTGACACTGCGCCGCTGCGAGGCGGACGGGACCGTCCTCCACGAGACCGTCCTCGACGTGGCCGCCGCGCCCCGCTCCGTCGTGCGGCTGCCGGTGCCCCCGGACCTCGTGCCGGAGGCGCGCTCCGCGAGGGAGTTCCTCGTCGCCGACGCCGACGGACTGCGCGCCCTGCACTTCCCCGTCGCCGACAAGGACTTCGCCTACCCGAAGCCCGCCTACGACATCGACGTGGAGCCCGTGCCCGGACAGGGGGATAGAGTCGACGTCGTGGTGACTGCCCGTACCCTCGTCCGAGACCTCCTGCTCCAGGCCGACCGGCTGGACCCCGCCGCCGTCTGCGACAGCGGCCTGCGGACCCTGCTGCCCGGCGAGCGGACCCGCATCCGGGTCACCGGCTGCGGACCCGTCGACGAGCGGGCCGTCGAGGCCGCCCTGTACTGCGTGGACCCCACATGA
- a CDS encoding ABC transporter substrate-binding protein: protein MGKKKAFTGALLAAAILTAAGCGGQGAPSGETAKAPADPAEASGTIKVLTHRTDLVQNGTMAKYAAEFNRTHPKVKVEFEALTDYEGEVRIRMNTEDYGDVLMIPAAVAKNDYPRFFAPLGTTGELGARYRFGDKTSVDGKVYGIAIFGTANGFVYNKAVWRKAGVTEWPTTPEEFLGALKAVKAKTDAVPYYTNFKDAWPLTAWSNDIGSVTCDATATDKLAGPVSPWREGGELHTIDSLLYRIVDGGLAEKDPSTTNWEASKGMLAQGRVATMHLGSWAITQMRDAARRSGADPDDIGFMPFPAQRDGKFCAMLATDYQQAVNVHSGQKAAARAWIDWFTEKSGFSAKEGAVPALRSAPMPGELEDFVDNDVTFLERSEARTGEVNTVDNAAEIGLNKPDYRQKLVDTARGAQEGGLEEFLADLDKRWNEAAKAAGS, encoded by the coding sequence ATGGGGAAGAAGAAGGCGTTCACGGGGGCGCTGCTGGCCGCCGCGATCCTGACCGCCGCGGGGTGCGGCGGCCAGGGCGCGCCCTCCGGCGAGACCGCGAAGGCACCCGCCGACCCCGCCGAGGCGTCGGGCACCATCAAGGTCCTGACCCATCGCACGGACCTCGTCCAGAACGGCACGATGGCGAAGTACGCCGCCGAGTTCAACAGGACCCACCCCAAGGTGAAGGTGGAGTTCGAGGCCCTCACCGACTACGAGGGCGAGGTGAGGATCCGGATGAACACCGAGGACTACGGCGACGTCCTGATGATCCCGGCCGCCGTGGCCAAGAACGACTATCCGAGGTTCTTCGCCCCGCTCGGCACCACCGGGGAGCTGGGCGCCAGATACCGCTTCGGCGACAAGACCTCCGTCGACGGCAAGGTGTACGGCATCGCCATCTTCGGCACGGCCAACGGCTTCGTCTACAACAAGGCGGTCTGGCGGAAGGCAGGCGTCACCGAGTGGCCCACCACCCCCGAGGAGTTCCTGGGCGCCCTGAAGGCGGTCAAGGCGAAGACGGACGCGGTCCCGTACTACACCAACTTCAAGGACGCCTGGCCGCTGACCGCGTGGAGCAACGACATCGGCTCGGTCACCTGCGACGCCACCGCCACCGACAAGCTCGCCGGGCCCGTCTCGCCGTGGCGCGAGGGCGGCGAACTGCACACCATCGACTCGCTGCTGTACCGGATCGTCGACGGCGGCCTGGCCGAGAAGGACCCGAGCACCACCAACTGGGAGGCGTCCAAGGGCATGCTCGCCCAGGGCAGGGTGGCCACCATGCACCTGGGATCCTGGGCCATCACGCAGATGCGGGACGCGGCCCGCAGGAGCGGCGCGGACCCCGACGACATCGGCTTCATGCCCTTCCCCGCACAGCGCGACGGGAAGTTCTGCGCCATGCTCGCCACCGACTACCAGCAGGCCGTCAACGTCCACTCGGGGCAGAAGGCCGCGGCGCGGGCCTGGATCGACTGGTTCACCGAGAAGTCGGGGTTCTCGGCGAAGGAGGGCGCGGTGCCGGCGCTGCGGTCCGCCCCCATGCCCGGCGAGCTCGAGGACTTCGTTGACAACGATGTCACCTTCCTGGAGCGCTCCGAGGCCAGGACCGGCGAGGTGAACACCGTCGACAACGCCGCCGAGATCGGCCTGAACAAGCCCGACTACCGGCAGAAGCTCGTCGACACGGCCCGCGGCGCGCAGGAGGGCGGCCTGGAGGAGTTCCTCGCCGACCTCGACAAGCGGTGGAACGAGGCGGCGAAGGCCGCCGGCTCCTGA